The following coding sequences lie in one Treponema sp. OMZ 790 genomic window:
- a CDS encoding AbrB/MazE/SpoVT family DNA-binding domain-containing protein: MELAKVTSKGQITIPLTIRNLLKLKTGDKVFFEESRGKVYITNSSQMTLSKVQAEMQRESEKAGFQTEDDVIAYIKELRKER; encoded by the coding sequence ATGGAACTTGCAAAAGTAACATCGAAAGGTCAGATTACAATTCCTCTTACAATAAGAAATCTGCTCAAATTAAAAACCGGCGATAAGGTTTTCTTTGAGGAAAGCAGAGGAAAAGTGTATATTACAAACTCTTCTCAAATGACTTTATCAAAAGTTCAAGCCGAAATGCAAAGAGAATCTGAAAAAGCAGGCTTTCAAACAGAAGATGATGTTATTGCTTATATCAAAGAATTAAGGAAAGAGCGTTGA
- the murG gene encoding undecaprenyldiphospho-muramoylpentapeptide beta-N-acetylglucosaminyltransferase: MKCVVFTGGGTGGHIFPGLAVAEALSSSLECKIVWVGSSKGVDRKIVESSELHSASPSVLEFKGIPAGKLRRYFSFQNFIDVFKVAAGFIKSFFILLRLKPIFVFSKGGFVSVPPCAAAKVLKIPVITHECDFSPGLATRINSKFANHILVSYQETADLFPLSIRSKVICTGNPVRLSFYSGSPEKGRAFLNIQQDLPVLFVLGGSLGARQLNDLISDSIEYLVKHFVVVHQIGEANMEQGQKIKEALLNASPKFAENYKPYPFIKKEMADVLSLSSIVVSRAGANTVWESAAAGKPMILVPLEKGSSRGDQIENADFFKKKGAAEVLLGEDVRPDVFISLLREFGFEENGSGNDRLKSMAKASAALAGEKPVLVIADFLKSFIDFLRAKL; this comes from the coding sequence ATGAAATGTGTTGTTTTTACCGGAGGCGGAACAGGGGGGCATATCTTCCCGGGGCTGGCCGTTGCCGAGGCTTTAAGTTCTTCTTTGGAATGTAAAATAGTTTGGGTAGGTTCTTCTAAGGGCGTTGACCGCAAAATAGTCGAATCTTCGGAGCTTCATTCGGCATCTCCTTCAGTTCTCGAATTTAAAGGGATCCCTGCCGGAAAACTAAGGCGGTATTTTAGCTTTCAAAATTTTATAGATGTTTTTAAGGTCGCCGCAGGTTTTATAAAATCTTTTTTTATACTTTTAAGATTAAAACCTATTTTTGTTTTTTCTAAGGGCGGCTTTGTTTCGGTTCCTCCCTGTGCTGCAGCGAAGGTCTTGAAAATTCCGGTTATCACCCACGAGTGCGATTTTTCCCCGGGTCTTGCAACAAGGATTAATTCAAAATTTGCAAATCACATCTTGGTTTCATATCAAGAAACGGCTGATCTTTTTCCGCTTTCTATCCGCTCAAAAGTTATCTGTACGGGGAACCCTGTCCGCTTAAGTTTTTATTCGGGTAGCCCTGAAAAGGGGCGGGCCTTTTTAAATATACAGCAGGACTTACCCGTTCTCTTTGTATTGGGCGGAAGCCTCGGTGCAAGGCAGCTAAACGATTTGATTTCAGATTCAATCGAGTACCTTGTAAAACATTTTGTTGTAGTTCATCAGATTGGGGAAGCCAACATGGAGCAGGGGCAAAAAATTAAAGAAGCTCTTTTAAACGCCTCTCCCAAATTTGCTGAAAACTATAAGCCCTATCCCTTTATAAAAAAAGAGATGGCCGATGTTTTAAGCCTTTCTTCGATTGTGGTGTCGCGGGCCGGTGCCAATACTGTTTGGGAGTCGGCCGCTGCAGGCAAGCCTATGATCCTGGTTCCTCTCGAAAAGGGAAGTTCAAGAGGAGACCAAATAGAGAATGCAGACTTCTTTAAGAAAAAGGGAGCCGCAGAAGTTCTTTTGGGAGAGGACGTAAGACCCGATGTTTTTATAAGCCTTTTACGGGAGTTTGGTTTTGAAGAAAACGGAAGCGGAAACGATAGGCTTAAAAGCATGGCTAAGGCCTCGGCAGCTCTTGCAGGCGAAAAACCTGTTCTTGTAATTGCCGATTTTTTAAAAAGCTTTATAGATTTTCTGAGAGCTAAATTATAG
- a CDS encoding DeoR/GlpR family DNA-binding transcription regulator produces the protein MGNIEQELFMYVEERLDLILRDLNRYGKLNVKELAEKFKVTPMTIRRDLSILEEKGVLLKSYGGALSKESLSHDKLYSTRKKENLSIKKKIAAEALLFVKNGMTILLDAGTTNYELARFLVESSIKDLIIITNDLKIACILAEKKFFQVIMLGGIIENENILTCGSMAVSMLKDFEIDACFVGTQSISDKFEIRTPNIAKVELKRTYIEKSQQRFLLADSSKFEKSKLYKICDLKDFNYIITDRKLALPEKNYIEKYKLVWISVDSIK, from the coding sequence ATGGGAAATATTGAACAGGAATTGTTTATGTATGTGGAAGAAAGGTTAGATTTAATTTTAAGAGATTTAAACAGATATGGAAAATTAAATGTAAAAGAACTGGCAGAAAAGTTTAAGGTAACACCGATGACTATTAGAAGAGATTTGAGTATTCTTGAAGAGAAAGGTGTTCTCTTAAAAAGTTACGGCGGAGCACTCTCAAAAGAATCTCTGTCGCATGATAAATTATATTCAACAAGAAAAAAAGAAAATTTGTCGATAAAGAAAAAAATTGCTGCGGAGGCTCTGTTATTCGTCAAAAACGGTATGACAATCCTTCTCGATGCAGGCACTACAAATTATGAGCTTGCTAGATTTTTGGTTGAAAGTTCAATTAAGGATTTAATTATTATAACAAATGATTTAAAGATAGCATGTATTTTAGCCGAAAAAAAATTTTTTCAGGTTATAATGCTTGGCGGAATTATTGAAAATGAAAACATCCTGACTTGTGGTTCTATGGCTGTTTCTATGCTTAAAGATTTTGAAATAGATGCATGCTTTGTAGGAACTCAATCTATTAGTGATAAATTTGAAATTCGGACTCCGAATATCGCGAAAGTTGAATTAAAAAGAACGTATATCGAAAAATCACAACAAAGATTTTTATTGGCAGATAGCAGTAAATTCGAAAAATCAAAATTATATAAAATTTGTGATTTGAAAGATTTTAATTATATCATTACGGATAGAAAACTAGCATTGCCTGAGAAGAATTATATAGAAAAATATAAACTAGTTTGGATTTCAGTCGATTCCATAAAGTAA